The Actinomycetota bacterium genome includes a window with the following:
- a CDS encoding DUF4383 domain-containing protein → MARRPDSAAPSTRHPSQLLALAIGAVYTLIGILGFLVTGFENFAAETDKTLLGFEINPLHNLVHLAIGLAGLALWRRLDTARTYGWLLAAGYGLAFIYGLFAAGNRDINFLSLNGADNILHLVSAAAGLAIALWPAQRTARRGGLADRGA, encoded by the coding sequence ATGGCTCGACGTCCTGACTCCGCCGCGCCCTCGACCCGGCACCCCAGCCAGCTGCTGGCCCTGGCCATCGGCGCCGTCTACACCCTGATCGGCATCCTCGGCTTCCTGGTCACCGGCTTCGAGAACTTCGCCGCCGAGACCGACAAGACCCTGCTCGGCTTCGAGATCAATCCGCTGCACAACCTGGTCCACCTGGCCATCGGCCTGGCCGGGCTGGCCTTGTGGCGCCGGCTGGATACGGCCAGGACCTATGGGTGGCTGCTGGCCGCCGGCTACGGGCTGGCCTTCATCTATGGGCTGTTCGCGGCGGGCAACCGCGACATCAACTTCCTGTCGCTGAACGGCGCCGACAACATCCTGCACCTGGTCAGCGCCGCCGCCGGGCTGGCCATCGCCCTATGGCCGGCGCAGAGAACCGCCCGCCGCGGTGGTCTCGCCGACCGTGGCGCCTGA